One segment of Streptomyces sp. YIM 121038 DNA contains the following:
- a CDS encoding FAD-dependent oxidoreductase encodes MKQPVAVIGAGPYGLSTAAHLRARGVRVRVFGDPMVSWRSHMPAGMLLKSTPAASNIDAPQPGHTLTDYCAAAGIPRLVTDEDIIPADTFVRYGQWFQERLVPGLERVRVVSVERGERGGFELKLDSGEQFTAPAVVVASGLTGLAQLPPALATAVPDGPSPASPFSHSSQHHDLSRYADTDLLVVGAGQSALETAVLAAEAGARVRLVARGRGAIGFGAPPWQQPRLRPESPFGRAWSLYALSYHAELYRHLPPHARHFLVRRVLGPLGAWWLRERFQERVDAREIRRVVRAEVNDGRPLLTVESLGGRTRELTADHVIAATGYRVDLAALSFLGHGLRARMAVSRGTPRLGEGYASSVPGLYFTGMLAGSSYGPVMRFVCGTEFASPRLARHLAAAYG; translated from the coding sequence GTGAAGCAACCAGTAGCAGTCATCGGGGCAGGCCCCTACGGCCTGTCCACCGCAGCACATCTCCGCGCGCGTGGCGTCCGCGTCCGCGTCTTCGGCGACCCCATGGTCAGCTGGCGTTCCCACATGCCCGCGGGAATGCTCCTGAAGTCGACCCCGGCGGCGTCGAACATCGACGCCCCGCAGCCGGGCCACACCCTCACCGACTACTGCGCGGCGGCGGGCATCCCGCGCCTGGTCACGGACGAGGACATCATCCCGGCCGACACGTTCGTCCGGTACGGACAGTGGTTCCAGGAGAGGCTCGTGCCCGGACTGGAGCGGGTGCGGGTGGTGTCCGTCGAGCGCGGCGAGCGCGGCGGCTTCGAGCTCAAGCTCGACTCGGGGGAGCAGTTCACGGCCCCCGCGGTCGTCGTCGCCAGCGGTCTGACGGGCCTCGCGCAGCTCCCGCCCGCCCTGGCCACCGCCGTGCCCGACGGGCCCTCGCCCGCGAGCCCCTTCTCGCACAGCTCCCAGCACCACGACCTGTCGCGGTACGCGGACACCGACCTGCTCGTCGTCGGCGCGGGCCAGTCCGCCCTGGAGACGGCCGTGCTCGCCGCCGAGGCGGGTGCCCGGGTCCGGCTCGTGGCCCGCGGCAGGGGCGCCATCGGCTTCGGCGCGCCCCCGTGGCAGCAGCCCAGGCTGCGCCCGGAGTCGCCCTTCGGCCGCGCCTGGTCGCTGTACGCGCTGAGCTACCACGCCGAGCTGTACCGCCATCTCCCGCCGCACGCCCGGCACTTCCTCGTCCGCCGGGTCCTCGGCCCGCTCGGCGCCTGGTGGCTGCGCGAGCGGTTCCAGGAGCGCGTCGACGCCCGGGAGATACGGCGCGTGGTGCGGGCCGAGGTCAACGACGGCCGCCCCCTCCTCACCGTGGAGTCGCTCGGCGGCCGGACGCGGGAGCTCACCGCCGACCACGTCATCGCCGCCACGGGCTACCGCGTCGACCTCGCCGCCCTCAGCTTCCTCGGGCACGGCCTGCGCGCCCGCATGGCGGTCAGCCGCGGCACGCCCAGGCTCGGCGAGGGCTACGCCTCCTCGGTCCCGGGCCTGTACTTCACGGGCATGCTGGCCGGGTCGTCGTACGGGCCTGTGATGCGGTTCGTGTGCGGCACGGAGTTCGCGTCACCGCGATTGGCCCGGCACCTGGCGGCTGCGTACGGCTGA
- a CDS encoding ATP-grasp domain-containing protein, giving the protein MPCTPDREVPGLIVKFGDYPLHHGGVGAIRSLGRVGVPMYAITEDRRTPAAASRYLTGAFPWRTTGAEDPGYLIDGLLRIGRRIGRPAVLIPTDEEAAVLIAEHQRELADTDFGGFLFPRVDAALPRRLASKEGLHELCVEHGLSSPASACPQSQDDIEKFAATAAFPVVAKNREAFQRRERPAVNGTTRIDTAQGLRELARDWGERPGVILQEYLPREDAEDWVVHAYFDDNSSPLALFTGVKVRSWPPHAGMTAHAYVVDNPELADLAARFIKEIGFTGIIDLDLRYDRRDGQYKLLDFNPRMGAQFRLFESETGIDVVRAMHLHLTGRVVPEGDQRAGHRYVVENIDLPALIAYRRSGYVTPHAPARASGTELAWLAADDLKPFFTMLARLIRPGAIHLYQLWRTGRRRSRPATGPRSGTTAR; this is encoded by the coding sequence GTGCCATGCACGCCCGACCGCGAAGTACCCGGACTCATCGTGAAGTTCGGCGACTATCCACTGCACCACGGCGGCGTGGGGGCGATCCGGAGCCTCGGCCGCGTCGGCGTACCGATGTACGCGATCACGGAGGACCGGCGCACACCCGCCGCCGCGTCCCGCTATCTCACCGGCGCCTTTCCCTGGCGGACCACCGGGGCGGAGGACCCGGGATATCTGATCGACGGGCTGCTGCGGATCGGACGGCGCATCGGCAGGCCCGCGGTGCTCATACCGACCGACGAGGAAGCGGCCGTGCTCATCGCCGAGCACCAGCGGGAGCTGGCCGACACGGACTTCGGGGGCTTCCTCTTCCCGCGCGTCGACGCCGCCCTGCCGCGCCGCCTCGCCAGCAAGGAGGGCCTGCACGAGCTGTGCGTGGAGCACGGCCTCAGCTCGCCCGCGTCGGCGTGCCCGCAGAGCCAGGACGACATCGAGAAGTTCGCGGCGACGGCGGCCTTCCCGGTGGTCGCGAAGAACCGCGAGGCGTTCCAGCGCCGCGAGCGGCCCGCGGTCAACGGCACCACCCGCATCGACACCGCCCAGGGCCTGCGCGAGCTGGCCCGGGACTGGGGCGAGCGGCCCGGGGTGATCCTCCAGGAGTACCTGCCGCGCGAGGACGCCGAGGACTGGGTGGTGCACGCCTATTTCGACGACAACTCCTCGCCCCTCGCGCTGTTCACCGGGGTGAAGGTCCGCTCCTGGCCGCCGCACGCGGGCATGACGGCCCACGCGTACGTCGTCGACAATCCGGAACTCGCCGACCTCGCCGCGCGTTTCATCAAAGAGATCGGCTTCACCGGAATCATCGACCTGGACCTCCGTTACGACCGCCGCGACGGTCAGTACAAACTGCTCGACTTCAACCCGCGCATGGGCGCCCAGTTCCGTCTCTTCGAAAGCGAGACGGGCATCGACGTCGTGCGGGCCATGCATCTGCACCTGACGGGCCGCGTGGTCCCGGAGGGCGACCAGCGCGCAGGCCACCGCTATGTGGTGGAGAACATCGACCTGCCCGCCCTCATCGCCTACCGCCGCAGTGGATACGTCACGCCGCACGCCCCCGCCCGAGCCAGCGGCACGGAACTCGCCTGGCTCGCCGCCGACGACCTGAAGCCGTTCTTCACGATGCTGGCGCGCCTCATCCGACCGGGGGCGATCCACCTGTATCAGCTGTGGCGGACCGGCCGCCGCCGCAGCAGGCCTGCCACCGGCCCACGGAGCGGCACGACCGCGAGATGA
- the fahA gene encoding fumarylacetoacetase: protein MSEQNPLDLPEGDPFGPHNLPYGVFSPAGSADPGSGSASGSAPGSAPVTEGRRVGVRLGSYVLDAGAAAAALGSPHVSLLAQPTLNPLLAAGRRTWSDVRRALTAWVTEPAHRDAIRPLLHPLSDVTLHLPFDVADYVDFYASEHHASNLGRMFRPDAPAPLTPNWKHLPIGYHGRSGTVVVSGTEVIRPAGQRKAPADAAPVFGPSAKLDIEAEVGFVVGKPSTLGTPVPLADFREHVFGLCLLNDWSARDIQAWEYVPLGPFLGKSFATSVSAWVTPLEALDAARVAPPERTEPLLPYLDDTADAADAAGSAGSASEGPGGYDLRITVTLNGEVISNPPFSTVYWTAAQQLAHMTVNGASLRTGDFYGSGTVSGPSPDQFGSLIELTWNGRDPLELPSGKRTFLEDGDVVTLSAWAPGPGGTRVGLGEVTGRVAPPR, encoded by the coding sequence ATGTCCGAGCAGAATCCGCTCGACCTCCCCGAGGGCGACCCCTTCGGCCCGCACAATCTTCCGTACGGAGTCTTCTCCCCGGCCGGATCCGCCGACCCCGGGTCCGGTTCCGCTTCCGGCTCCGCGCCTGGGTCGGCGCCCGTCACCGAGGGCCGTCGCGTCGGTGTCCGGCTCGGCTCCTACGTCCTGGACGCGGGCGCCGCCGCGGCCGCCCTGGGCTCGCCCCATGTGTCCCTGCTCGCCCAGCCCACGCTGAACCCGCTGCTCGCCGCGGGCCGCCGCACGTGGAGCGACGTCCGCCGCGCGCTGACCGCCTGGGTGACGGAGCCCGCGCACCGCGACGCGATCCGCCCGCTGCTCCACCCCCTCTCCGACGTCACCCTGCACCTGCCCTTCGACGTCGCCGACTACGTGGACTTCTACGCCTCCGAGCACCACGCGTCGAACCTGGGCCGCATGTTCCGCCCCGACGCGCCGGCCCCGCTCACCCCGAACTGGAAGCACCTGCCCATCGGCTACCACGGCCGCTCGGGCACCGTCGTGGTCTCCGGCACGGAGGTGATCCGCCCCGCCGGGCAGCGCAAGGCGCCCGCCGACGCCGCCCCGGTCTTCGGCCCGTCCGCCAAGCTCGACATCGAGGCGGAGGTCGGCTTCGTCGTCGGCAAGCCCTCCACGCTCGGCACGCCGGTGCCGCTTGCCGACTTCCGCGAGCACGTCTTCGGCCTGTGCCTCCTCAACGACTGGTCGGCCCGTGACATCCAGGCCTGGGAGTACGTGCCGCTCGGCCCGTTCCTCGGCAAGTCCTTCGCGACCTCCGTCTCGGCGTGGGTCACGCCGCTCGAAGCCCTGGACGCGGCGCGGGTCGCCCCGCCGGAGCGCACCGAGCCGCTCCTGCCGTACCTGGACGACACGGCCGACGCGGCCGACGCGGCCGGGTCCGCCGGGTCCGCGTCCGAGGGGCCCGGCGGCTACGACCTCCGCATCACCGTCACCCTGAACGGCGAGGTCATCTCCAACCCGCCCTTCTCCACCGTCTACTGGACCGCCGCCCAGCAGCTCGCCCATATGACGGTCAACGGGGCCTCCCTGCGCACCGGCGACTTCTACGGCTCCGGCACCGTCAGCGGGCCCTCGCCCGACCAGTTCGGCTCCCTGATCGAGCTCACCTGGAACGGCCGCGACCCCCTCGAACTCCCCTCCGGCAAGCGGACGTTCCTGGAGGACGGCGACGTGGTGACCCTCTCGGCCTGGGCGCCGGGTCCGGGCGGCACCCGGGTGGGCCTGGGCGAGGTGACGGGCCGGGTGGCCCCGCCGCGCTGA
- a CDS encoding HAD family hydrolase, giving the protein MAAPLAYSLIATDLDGTLLRGDDTVSDRSRRALAAASEGGARHLVVTGRPAPRVRPLFDDLGYDGLAVCGQGAQLYDAGADRMVWSVTLDRELAEVALGKIEAEVGQVFAAVDQDGAEGLTLIEPGYEMPHPTLPAMRVPGRDVLWEEPISKVLLRHPTLADDELAQVARGVVGSLATVTMSGPGTVELQPCGVTKATGLALAAERLGLRAADTIAFGDMPNDIPMFAWAAHGVAMANAHHELKAVADELTLSNEEDGIAVVLERMLSADGRKAVGGGHRT; this is encoded by the coding sequence ATGGCCGCTCCCCTCGCATATTCCCTCATCGCTACCGACCTGGACGGAACGCTGCTGCGCGGCGACGACACGGTCTCCGACCGCTCCCGCCGGGCGCTGGCCGCCGCGAGCGAGGGCGGAGCGCGGCACCTCGTCGTCACCGGACGCCCCGCGCCCCGCGTGCGCCCGCTCTTCGACGACCTCGGGTACGACGGGCTCGCCGTGTGCGGGCAGGGCGCGCAGCTGTACGACGCCGGGGCCGACCGCATGGTGTGGTCGGTGACCCTGGACCGGGAGCTCGCGGAGGTGGCGCTCGGCAAGATCGAGGCGGAGGTCGGCCAGGTCTTCGCGGCGGTCGACCAGGACGGGGCCGAGGGCCTGACCCTGATCGAGCCCGGGTACGAGATGCCGCACCCGACGCTGCCCGCGATGCGGGTGCCCGGCCGTGACGTGCTCTGGGAGGAGCCGATCAGCAAGGTGCTCCTGCGGCACCCCACGCTGGCGGACGACGAGTTGGCGCAGGTCGCCCGGGGCGTCGTGGGCTCGCTCGCCACGGTGACGATGTCCGGGCCCGGCACGGTGGAGCTCCAGCCCTGCGGGGTCACCAAGGCGACCGGGCTCGCCCTCGCGGCGGAGCGGCTCGGCCTGCGGGCGGCCGACACGATCGCGTTCGGGGACATGCCGAACGACATCCCGATGTTCGCCTGGGCGGCGCACGGCGTGGCGATGGCCAACGCCCACCACGAACTGAAGGCGGTGGCGGACGAATTGACGCTGTCCAACGAGGAGGACGGGATCGCCGTGGTCCTGGAGCGGATGCTGAGCGCCGATGGCCGGAAAGCGGTGGGTGGCGGACACCGCACGTGA
- the recQ gene encoding DNA helicase RecQ, whose product MTEVVESDALRTLHRVFGYDAFRGEQESIIEHVVAGGDAVVLMPTGGGKSLCYQIPALVRPGTGVVVSPLIALMQDQVDALRALGVRAGFMNSTQDFDERRLVEAELLSGELDVLYLAPERLRLDTTLHLLSRAKISVFAIDEAHCVAQWGHDFRPDYLALSVLGERWPDVPRIALTATATDATHREITERLAMPDAKHFVASFDRPNIQYRIVPKSDPKKQLLTFLKEEHDGDAGIVYCLSRKSVEQIADFLSAHGVEAVPYHAGLDGGTRARHQSRFLREDGLVVVATIAFGMGIDKPDVRFVAHLDLPKSVEGYYQETGRAGRDGLPSTAWMAYGLQDVVQQRKLIQSGEGDEAFRRRSAAHLDAMLALCEAASCRRAQLLRYFGQDPTATGCGNCDTCLTPPETWDGTVAAQKVLSAVVRLKRERGQKFGTGQIVDILLGRKTAKVIQFDHDQLSVFGIGDELSEAEWRGVVRQLLAQGLLAVEGEYGTLVLTEESAAVLGRQREVPLRKEPKKPAGSARSAPRGERKAKAAAAVAELPEEAVPVFEALRAWRAAQAREQGVPAYVIFHDATLREIAAARPASVADLGGISGVGEKKLATYGEGVLEVLAEAGA is encoded by the coding sequence TGTTCGGGTACGACGCTTTCCGGGGCGAGCAAGAGTCGATCATCGAGCACGTGGTGGCGGGCGGCGACGCGGTCGTCCTGATGCCGACCGGCGGCGGAAAGTCCCTGTGCTATCAGATCCCGGCCCTGGTCAGACCCGGTACGGGCGTCGTGGTGTCGCCCCTGATCGCACTCATGCAGGACCAGGTCGACGCGCTGCGGGCCCTCGGCGTGCGCGCCGGGTTCATGAACTCGACGCAGGACTTCGACGAGCGCCGCCTCGTCGAGGCCGAGCTGCTCTCGGGCGAGCTCGACGTGCTGTATCTGGCACCGGAGCGGCTGCGCCTGGACACCACGCTCCATCTGCTCTCCCGGGCGAAGATCTCCGTCTTCGCGATCGACGAGGCGCACTGCGTGGCCCAGTGGGGCCACGACTTCCGGCCGGACTACCTGGCCCTGTCCGTCCTCGGCGAGCGCTGGCCGGACGTCCCGCGCATCGCGCTGACGGCCACGGCGACGGACGCCACGCACCGCGAGATCACCGAGCGCCTGGCCATGCCGGACGCCAAGCACTTCGTCGCCAGCTTCGACCGGCCGAACATCCAGTACCGGATCGTGCCGAAGTCCGACCCGAAGAAGCAGCTCCTCACCTTCCTGAAGGAGGAGCACGACGGCGACGCGGGCATCGTCTACTGCCTCTCGCGCAAGTCGGTCGAGCAGATCGCCGACTTCCTCAGCGCCCACGGAGTCGAGGCGGTGCCGTACCACGCGGGTCTGGACGGCGGCACCCGCGCCCGGCACCAGTCGCGCTTCCTGCGCGAGGACGGCCTGGTCGTGGTCGCCACGATCGCCTTCGGCATGGGCATCGACAAGCCGGACGTCCGCTTCGTCGCCCACCTCGACCTGCCCAAGTCGGTGGAGGGGTACTACCAGGAAACGGGCCGGGCGGGCCGTGACGGCCTCCCCTCGACGGCCTGGATGGCGTACGGCCTCCAGGACGTCGTGCAGCAGCGCAAGCTCATCCAGTCCGGCGAGGGCGACGAGGCGTTCCGGCGCCGCTCGGCGGCCCATCTGGACGCGATGCTGGCGCTGTGCGAGGCGGCCTCCTGCCGCCGCGCCCAGCTCCTGCGGTACTTCGGCCAGGACCCGACGGCCACCGGCTGCGGGAACTGCGACACGTGTCTGACGCCCCCGGAGACCTGGGACGGCACGGTCGCCGCGCAGAAGGTCCTCTCCGCGGTGGTGCGCCTGAAGCGGGAGCGCGGCCAGAAGTTCGGCACGGGCCAGATCGTCGACATCCTGCTCGGCCGGAAGACCGCCAAGGTCATCCAGTTCGACCACGACCAGCTGTCCGTCTTCGGCATCGGTGACGAGCTGAGCGAGGCCGAATGGCGGGGCGTGGTGCGGCAGTTGCTGGCGCAGGGCCTCCTCGCCGTCGAGGGGGAGTACGGCACGCTGGTGCTGACCGAGGAGAGCGCCGCCGTCCTCGGCCGGCAGCGGGAGGTGCCGCTGCGCAAGGAGCCGAAGAAGCCCGCGGGGTCGGCGCGGTCCGCGCCGCGGGGGGAGCGCAAGGCCAAGGCCGCGGCGGCCGTGGCCGAGCTGCCGGAGGAGGCCGTGCCGGTCTTCGAGGCGCTGCGGGCCTGGCGGGCGGCGCAGGCGCGGGAGCAGGGCGTGCCCGCGTATGTGATCTTCCACGACGCGACGCTGCGGGAGATCGCCGCGGCGCGGCCCGCGTCCGTCGCGGACCTCGGCGGGATCAGCGGGGTCGGCGAGAAGAAGCTCGCGACGTATGGGGAAGGGGTGCTTGAGGTCCTGGCGGAGGCCGGGGCGTAG